A single Streptomyces sp. Edi2 DNA region contains:
- a CDS encoding TetR family transcriptional regulator, protein MPRSGAEARRRLQQAALELYRERGFDQTTTAEIAARAGVNERTFFRHFPDKREVLFDGEGALRAALIQAVAEAPDGLQPLDILLGAFRKAGRTLEENLPFSAPRREVIARTPALRERDLTKAASLTEAVAEALRQRDVADRLAGLAAQTGWAAFHQAAQAWIDDPSQSLDAHLSRAFDDLRTLFATTLPAKAHPES, encoded by the coding sequence GTGCCACGGAGCGGAGCAGAAGCGCGCCGCCGCCTTCAGCAGGCGGCCCTGGAGCTATACCGGGAGCGCGGGTTCGATCAGACCACCACGGCCGAGATCGCTGCCCGGGCCGGCGTCAACGAGCGCACGTTCTTCCGGCACTTCCCGGACAAGCGCGAGGTGCTGTTCGATGGCGAAGGCGCCCTGCGCGCCGCGCTGATACAGGCGGTGGCCGAGGCGCCCGATGGCTTGCAGCCGCTCGACATCCTGCTTGGCGCCTTCCGGAAGGCCGGGCGGACCCTTGAGGAGAACCTCCCGTTCTCCGCACCACGACGAGAAGTCATCGCCAGGACACCAGCGCTCCGCGAACGCGATTTGACCAAGGCCGCGTCGCTGACCGAAGCCGTGGCGGAGGCGCTGCGGCAGCGGGACGTCGCCGACCGGCTGGCCGGCCTGGCTGCTCAGACCGGGTGGGCCGCCTTTCATCAAGCAGCCCAAGCCTGGATCGACGACCCCTCACAGAGCTTGGACGCTCACCTCTCCCGGGCCTTCGACGATCTGCGCACCCTCTTCGCGACCACCCTGCCGGCGAAGGCACACCCC